GGAAGACGTTGGGGCAGATATCTTTGAAAGAGGTCTGTGCCTGCCGAGTGATAACAAGATGACCAAGGAGCAGCAGGATGTTGTGATTGAGATTATTAGAAAGTGCTTTGAGTGATGGGGGAGAAGGATGCAGCAGCCACAATTAAATGGAATCAAGACTCATAGCCGATTGGAAAGAAAGTATGGGTTTTACGAATTATACGTTAAGCGGCTAATGGATATTATCTGTTCATTGGCAGCAATCATCGTGTTCAGTTGGCTTTACCTCATCATTGCAGTTCTGGTTCGAGTGAAGCTCGGTTCGCCAGTGCTGTTTAAGCAGCCCCGTCCTGGTAAGATTGATCCCAAAACAGGACGGGAGAAAATCTTTTTTATGTACAAATTCCGTTCCATGTCTAATGAGAGGGATGAGAACGGAAATCTTTTGCCGGATGATATTCGTTTGGGCAAATTTGGTAGGGCACTCAGGGCAACCTCTTTGGATGAATTACCGGAAGCTTTCAATATCCTAAAAGGGGATATGAGTATAATCGGTCCCAGACCCCAGCTTGTACGGGATATGGTCTTTATGACGGATGAACAGAGAATGCGCCATACTGCGAAACCTGGATTGAGTGGTCTGGCGCAGACCAGAGGAAGAAACGCACTGTCTTGGGACGCAAAATTGGCTACTGATCTTGAATATATAGAGAACATATCCTTTCTTGGTGATGTGAAGATAATCATTAATACTGTCAAACAGGTTTTCTTCAAAGAGAGAGGCATAGAGGGTGGAACGGTTGATGAGGTTGATATCACGGATGACCTTGGAGATTACCTGTTGAAAGTTGGCCGGGTCAGTAAGAAAGAATATGATGCGAAGCAGGCTGAGGCTAGAGAGCTATTGGGGGTGTGAGAATGCTTGAAGATATAAAGTTTTCTGTCTCCATGTGTGTATATGGCGGAGACAATGCACAGTGGTTTAAGACAGCGGTAGAAAGTGTTCTTAATCAGACTTTGGTGCCAAACGAGATAGTTCTTGTCGTTGATGGTCCCGTCCCGGATGATTTGAATGCTGTAATACTTAAACTTGAAGAAAATGACACTTTCAAAGTCATTCGTTTGAAGAAAAATCATGGACACGGAATTGCAAGAAAGACGGGTCTTGATAATTGTTCCAATGAGCTTGTGGCTATTATGGATGCAGATGATATAAGCGCCCGTAATCGATTTGCAAGGCAAATTGAAGCTTTCCGCAATTATCCGGATTCAGACATAGTTGGTGGAATGATTACAGAGTTCATTGACACCCCAGAAAATGTTGTTGGTAAGAGAATCGT
This is a stretch of genomic DNA from Marvinbryantia formatexigens DSM 14469. It encodes these proteins:
- a CDS encoding sugar transferase, translating into MQQPQLNGIKTHSRLERKYGFYELYVKRLMDIICSLAAIIVFSWLYLIIAVLVRVKLGSPVLFKQPRPGKIDPKTGREKIFFMYKFRSMSNERDENGNLLPDDIRLGKFGRALRATSLDELPEAFNILKGDMSIIGPRPQLVRDMVFMTDEQRMRHTAKPGLSGLAQTRGRNALSWDAKLATDLEYIENISFLGDVKIIINTVKQVFFKERGIEGGTVDEVDITDDLGDYLLKVGRVSKKEYDAKQAEARELLGV
- a CDS encoding glycosyltransferase yields the protein MLEDIKFSVSMCVYGGDNAQWFKTAVESVLNQTLVPNEIVLVVDGPVPDDLNAVILKLEENDTFKVIRLKKNHGHGIARKTGLDNCSNELVAIMDADDISARNRFARQIEAFRNYPDSDIVGGMITEFIDTPENVVGKRIVPLEDSAIKEYMQCRCPMNLVTVMFKRSSIEKVGGFIDWYCEEDYYLWLRMALANMKFRNVDNVLVNVRVGKEMYQRRGGVKYFKSEVKLQKYMLDNKIIGYSRYLLNVTERLILQVLMPNKMRSFIFQKLARSK